The following coding sequences are from one Heptranchias perlo isolate sHepPer1 chromosome 13, sHepPer1.hap1, whole genome shotgun sequence window:
- the clrn1 gene encoding clarin-1, producing MPTRQKRVTFCGAGLLSFVSALTAAVALGTPFWVEGSLLCKTGAQLVNASGAELDKFIGGIRYGMFHGQRLRECGLGGRSFQITFFPTLLDAIPASLHVSVILFSGAVIVFALVAAGFFMFNAFGRPYETLHGPMGLYLWNTIACSCGFMVMILFTSEVKIHRLSEKIANYKEGNFVFKTHTETVGYSFWLVFACAIMHCINILLIRLSGIQFPFSKSKNTDSGDGGADLMY from the exons ATGCCAACCCGACAGAAGAGGGTGACTTTCTGCGGAGCCGGCCTGTTGAGTTTTGTTTCTGCTCTGACCGCGGCTGTAGCCCTCGGGACTCCGTTCTGGGTCGAAGGCTCACTCCTGTGCAAGACGGGAGCGCAACTGGTCAACGCCTCGGGAGCGGAGCTGGACAAATTCATCGGGGGGATCAGATACGGGATGTTCCACGGACAGAGACTCCGGGAATGTGGTCTGGGAGGAAGAAGCTTTCAGATTACAT TTTTTCCAACCCTCTTGGACGCAATTCCTGCAAGCCTTCATGTGAGTGTAATACTATTTTCTGGAGCGGTCATTGTGTTTGCTTTGGTCGCAGCTGGATTCTTCATGTTCAATGCTTTTGGACGACCTTACGAAACCCTCCATGGTCCTATGGGCCTGTACCTTTGGAATACCATTGCAT GTTCATGTGGTTTTATGGTGATGATATTGTTTACCTCAGAAGTGAAAATTCATCGTCTATCTGAGAAAATTGCAAATTACAAAGAGGGAAACTTTGTCTTCAAGACACATACTGAAACCGTTGGATATTCCTTCTGGCTTGTCTTTGCTTGCGCAATAATGCATTGTATCAACATACTGCTCATCAGATTATCTGGAATCCAGTTTCCTTTCTCAAAATCAAAAAATACAGATTCGGGAGATGGGGGAGCTGACCTTATGTACTGA